The Amycolatopsis umgeniensis DNA segment CCGAGACCGGAAGGTCGTCGGCGAGCAGGCGCAGTGCGGCGTGCATACGGGCAGTGTTGCGCCAGCGGGTGAAGGTGACCCCCGTGCCCGCCAGGAACGCCCTGCGGATGGTGGCCTCGCTGACGAACAGCTCGGCCGCCCAGTCCCCGAGGGTTCGCGTGTCCTCGGGGTGCGCGAGGAGCCATCGCGCCACCGTCGCCGCCGCGCCGTCTTCGGGAAGGGGCAGGGCCCCCACGGTCGTGATGACCTGGCGCAGCGCGCGGTAGGCGTCGGCGATCACGCCGGAATCCTCGAGGTTCAGCATCGCGGCGCGCAGCGCCGGACCGAGGGCGTCCCGGAGTTCTGGGCCGATCACCACCTCGGCCGGAGCCGCGGGCATGCCGGCGGCCTTGACCTCGTCGAAGTTCAGCGGGGTCAGCAACGCGTCGGCGGAGAACCGGGCCCGATGCACCATTCCCGCCGGAATCCACAGTCCGCGTCGTGGAACGACTTCGAAGTCGACCCCTTCGACCCGGAACAGAGCGTAGCCGGACATCACCACGACGAACTGATGGAAGTCGTGCACGTGGTCGTCGTGCCCCCACGGTTCGACCTCTTCCGGAGAGGTTTCCACCTGCGGTGACGGCTCGGTCGGCAGAGTTGTCCGGTCCGTTGCACCGGCTGTCGTTCGCGTTGGATTGACCATGGCGAGTGAAGGCTAACCTAACTTAGCC contains these protein-coding regions:
- a CDS encoding helix-turn-helix domain-containing protein — its product is METSPEEVEPWGHDDHVHDFHQFVVVMSGYALFRVEGVDFEVVPRRGLWIPAGMVHRARFSADALLTPLNFDEVKAAGMPAAPAEVVIGPELRDALGPALRAAMLNLEDSGVIADAYRALRQVITTVGALPLPEDGAAATVARWLLAHPEDTRTLGDWAAELFVSEATIRRAFLAGTGVTFTRWRNTARMHAALRLLADDLPVSVVAARVGFASVNGFILAFRREFGRTPGRHGTLRDAS